In the Halodesulfovibrio aestuarii DSM 17919 = ATCC 29578 genome, one interval contains:
- a CDS encoding chemotaxis response regulator CheY → MGFDPNMRVLVVDDFSTMRRIVKNILRQLGFTNIVEADDGTTAWEVLNKDRIEFVISDWNMPQMTGIELLRKVRSSEEFADLPFLMVTAEAQQENIIEAVQAKVSNYVVKPFTAEIMKQKIDKIFP, encoded by the coding sequence ATGGGCTTTGATCCTAATATGCGTGTTCTTGTTGTAGACGATTTTTCTACTATGAGACGAATTGTTAAAAACATTCTTCGTCAACTTGGCTTCACTAACATTGTTGAAGCAGATGATGGAACGACGGCATGGGAAGTTCTTAACAAAGACCGTATCGAATTTGTTATTTCTGACTGGAACATGCCGCAAATGACAGGTATTGAACTGCTTAGAAAAGTTCGCAGCAGTGAAGAATTTGCAGACCTGCCTTTTTTGATGGTTACGGCAGAAGCACAGCAGGAAAACATTATTGAAGCTGTTCAGGCCAAAGTATCCAACTATGTGGTAAAGCCGTTCACAGCAGAAATTATGAAGCAGAAAATCGACAAGATTTTCCCGTAA
- a CDS encoding FliA/WhiG family RNA polymerase sigma factor translates to MEISSFSGKNSSSSTNAWKLLESGEKAWGVMTDREQENVVRHYAPKVRYLASRLKVKLPKNVELGELISAGTLGLMESLGKFKPEMGIKFDTYAENRIRGAMLDELRRLDWFPRSLRQRVRQIEEAMQQVENDKGRAATEDELQQATGLDKAGVREGLVALQSQLCLNLDLIQDSISADEMSDADSQPFKKTASKETLHQISQLVEQLTPREKLVLSLYYSDDLNMREAAEVMGVTEGRISQLHSQALLKLRNNFYAMHGKDSGL, encoded by the coding sequence ATGGAAATATCAAGTTTTTCTGGAAAAAACTCCTCTTCCAGCACTAACGCCTGGAAGCTATTGGAGTCCGGCGAGAAGGCCTGGGGCGTCATGACCGACCGCGAACAAGAAAACGTGGTCCGTCACTATGCGCCTAAGGTTCGGTATCTTGCATCCCGTCTGAAAGTAAAGCTCCCTAAAAATGTGGAGCTTGGAGAACTTATCAGCGCGGGTACGCTTGGGCTTATGGAATCGCTGGGCAAGTTTAAGCCGGAAATGGGCATCAAATTCGATACCTACGCAGAAAACCGCATTCGCGGCGCAATGCTTGACGAATTACGACGCCTTGACTGGTTCCCTAGAAGCTTACGCCAACGCGTAAGACAAATTGAAGAAGCCATGCAACAGGTGGAGAACGACAAGGGACGTGCTGCCACCGAAGATGAACTGCAACAAGCAACAGGCCTTGATAAAGCCGGAGTCCGTGAAGGACTTGTTGCACTGCAAAGTCAACTTTGTCTCAATTTAGATCTAATACAAGACAGCATTTCTGCCGATGAGATGAGTGATGCAGACAGTCAGCCTTTCAAAAAGACTGCTTCTAAAGAAACATTACACCAGATTTCACAGCTGGTTGAGCAATTGACTCCTAGAGAGAAATTGGTATTGTCCCTCTACTATAGCGATGATCTAAATATGCGTGAAGCAGCAGAGGTTATGGGTGTAACTGAGGGTCGCATTTCGCAATTGCATTCTCAGGCACTACTTAAATTGCGTAATAATTTTTATGCAATGCATGGAAAAGACAGCGGATTATAA
- a CDS encoding MinD/ParA family protein, which produces MSGNLPLVLSVTSGKGGVGKTNLSVNLAYTLAQKGKRVVLLDADLGLANVDVLLGLTPEQNLFHLFSEGVALSDILYSTPYGFDILPASSGIGEMLTLSTGQKLDLLESMDSLEDKVDFLIVDTGAGINDNVLYFNLAVQERIVVLTAEPTSLTDAYSLIKVMKLNHGVEHFKVVVNMAASEKAAREMFVRLYSACDHFLSGVSLDYAGYLPQDPAVRKAIVAQRPVCQQNPTAPVCEAIGKLADKIQTWEISANLDGNIKFFWKKLLFQH; this is translated from the coding sequence ACAAACCTATCCGTTAACCTTGCGTACACATTAGCGCAAAAGGGTAAGCGTGTTGTTTTGTTGGATGCAGACTTAGGACTCGCAAACGTAGACGTTTTGCTTGGACTTACACCTGAGCAGAATCTCTTTCACCTATTCAGCGAAGGGGTTGCCCTTTCCGACATTCTGTATTCGACCCCGTACGGGTTTGATATTCTTCCTGCATCTTCCGGCATTGGTGAAATGCTCACGCTTTCCACCGGCCAAAAACTTGACCTGCTCGAGTCAATGGACAGCCTTGAAGATAAGGTAGATTTTCTTATTGTGGATACCGGTGCAGGCATTAATGACAACGTCTTGTACTTCAATCTTGCAGTACAGGAACGCATTGTAGTGCTTACAGCAGAACCTACATCATTGACCGATGCATACTCCCTCATTAAAGTCATGAAGCTGAACCACGGAGTTGAGCACTTTAAAGTTGTTGTGAACATGGCTGCTTCTGAAAAAGCAGCAAGAGAAATGTTCGTCCGTCTGTACTCAGCCTGTGACCACTTCCTGTCTGGAGTTTCTTTGGATTATGCCGGCTACCTGCCGCAAGATCCTGCCGTACGTAAAGCTATTGTGGCTCAACGTCCTGTTTGTCAACAGAATCCCACTGCTCCTGTTTGCGAAGCTATCGGCAAACTTGCAGATAAGATTCAAACTTGGGAAATATCTGCGAACCTTGATGGAAATATCAAGTTTTTCTGGAAAAAACTCCTCTTCCAGCACTAA